In Streptomyces sp. SN-593, a single genomic region encodes these proteins:
- a CDS encoding MBL fold metallo-hydrolase: MDLTKHTHACVTLAKDGARLVIDPGAFSPEAAQEVAAADAVLVTHEHFDHFDEELIAKSLEARPELRVYGPASVVDRWSARPGQVTAVAAGDVLGVAGFDVRVFGELHAAIHRDIPRVTNVGYLVDEDVYHPGDAYHAPDARVGTLLLPTSGPWTSLAASVDYVREVAPRRLVQIHEVMLSETGQQSTARFLSPEALTEVPLEIVPIGETVAV, encoded by the coding sequence ATGGACCTGACCAAGCACACCCACGCCTGCGTGACCCTGGCCAAGGACGGCGCGCGGCTCGTCATCGACCCGGGCGCGTTCAGCCCCGAGGCGGCGCAGGAGGTGGCCGCCGCCGACGCCGTGCTGGTCACGCACGAGCACTTCGACCACTTCGACGAGGAGCTGATCGCGAAGTCCCTGGAGGCGCGGCCCGAGTTGCGGGTCTACGGTCCCGCGTCCGTGGTCGACCGCTGGTCGGCCCGCCCCGGCCAGGTCACGGCCGTGGCGGCGGGGGACGTGCTGGGCGTCGCGGGCTTCGACGTCCGCGTGTTCGGCGAACTGCACGCCGCCATCCACCGCGACATCCCGCGCGTCACCAACGTCGGCTACCTCGTGGACGAGGACGTCTACCACCCCGGCGACGCCTACCACGCCCCCGACGCCCGGGTCGGCACCCTGCTGCTGCCCACCAGCGGGCCGTGGACCAGCCTGGCGGCCTCGGTCGACTACGTCCGCGAGGTCGCGCCGCGGCGCCTGGTCCAGATCCACGAGGTCATGCTCAGCGAGACCGGTCAGCAGTCGACCGCCCGGTTCCTCAGCCCGGAGGCGCTGACCGAGGTCCCCCTGGAGATCGTGCCGATCGGCGAGACGGTCGCGGTCTGA
- a CDS encoding MarR family winged helix-turn-helix transcriptional regulator — translation MPRLPRDPARDPTPEQLAATLRSTVGTLVRATRSSDRLAAIPATVLDLLDRRGPMTTADLAAGRGVRHQTMAATVRELTDAGYLAAGPHPADARKKILTLTPAGARALAADRRHRVGALAQALATSLDGDERRALARALHLLDRVAAALTPDGSTPDGSTSDGRAPTERPRHPRPKATRPRIAAP, via the coding sequence ATGCCCCGCCTTCCCCGCGACCCCGCCCGCGACCCCACGCCGGAACAGCTCGCGGCGACCCTCCGCAGCACCGTCGGCACCCTGGTCCGGGCCACCCGTTCGTCCGACCGGCTCGCCGCGATCCCGGCGACGGTGCTGGACCTGCTCGACCGGCGGGGCCCCATGACGACCGCCGACCTCGCGGCCGGCCGGGGGGTGCGCCACCAGACCATGGCCGCGACCGTCAGGGAACTCACCGACGCCGGCTACCTGGCCGCGGGCCCGCACCCGGCCGACGCCCGCAAGAAGATCCTCACCCTGACCCCCGCGGGCGCCCGCGCGCTCGCGGCCGACCGGCGCCACCGGGTCGGCGCGCTCGCGCAGGCGCTGGCCACGAGCCTCGACGGCGACGAGCGGCGCGCCCTGGCCCGCGCGCTGCACCTGCTCGACCGCGTCGCGGCCGCGCTCACGCCGGACGGAAGCACCCCCGACGGAAGCACCTCCGACGGAAGGGCCCCGACGGAACGGCCCCGTCATCCGAGACCCAAGGCGACCCGGCCGCGGATCGCGGCCCCGTGA